A single Gopherus flavomarginatus isolate rGopFla2 chromosome 24, rGopFla2.mat.asm, whole genome shotgun sequence DNA region contains:
- the DAZAP1 gene encoding DAZ-associated protein 1 isoform X6 produces MMQRNRGPEVEVKRAEPRDSKSQTPGPPGASQWGSRIMPSAANGWAGQPPPTWQQGYSPQGMWVPAGQAIGGYGPPPPGRGAPPPPPPFTSYIVSTPPGGFPPPQGFPQGYGTPPPFSFGYGAPPPPPDQFAPPGVPPPPATPGATPLAFPPPPPPSQATQDMSKPPTAQPEFPYSQFGYGQDLSGFGQGFSDPSQQPPSYGGPSVPPSSGPPAGGSGFGRGQNHNVQGFHPYRR; encoded by the exons GTGGAGGTAAAACGTGCAGAACCTCGTGATAGCAAAAGCCAAACCCCAGGGCCACCAGGTGCCAGCCAGTGGGGAAGCCGGATCATGCCAAGTGCTGCCAATGGCTGGGCAGGTCAGCCCCCTCCTACCTGGCAACAAGGATACAGCCCTCAAG GAATGTGGGTACCAGCTGGACAAGCAATTG GTGGGTATGGACCACCTCCTCCAGGAAGAggagcccctcctcctccaccacctttTACCTCATACATAGTTTCTACGCCTCCTGGAGGATTCCCACCTCCACAAGGGTTCCCACAGGGCTATGGCACCCCTCCACCATTTA GTTTTGGATATggtgctccacctcctccacctgaccAGTTTGCCCCTCCTGGAGTACCCCCTCCACCTGCCACTCCTGGGGCAACACCACTAGCTTTcccaccgccaccaccaccatctcAGGCAACTCAGGACATGAGCAAACCCCCAACTGCTCAGCCAGAATTCCCTTATAGCCAGTTTG GTTATGGACAAGACTTGAGCGGTTTTGGACAAGGTTTCTCTGACCCCAGCCAGCAGCCCCCCTCCTATGGAGGCCCCTCGGTGCCACCATCAAGTGGCCCACCTGCAGGAGGAAGTGGTTTTGGACGAGGACAGAACCATAATGTGCAAGGATTTCACCCCTACAGACGCTAG